A region from the Algoriphagus machipongonensis genome encodes:
- a CDS encoding succinate dehydrogenase cytochrome b subunit gives MSWVTKTLSSTIGRKLIMALTGLFLILFLTGHVSGNLLLFKDDGGEAFNIYAKFMTTNPAVKLLSYLTYISIIGHVIFSIWLSKTNKSARPVGYGVSTPPSTTLSSRNMGILGTIILIFIVVHMQSFWAQMHWGDLPFVTYEGEQYKDLYSIVTFAFQNELMVIGYVVAMAFLAFHLSHGFSSAFQTLGLNHAKYSPAIEVIGKIYCILVPILFASMPVYIYFTQS, from the coding sequence ATGAGCTGGGTTACAAAAACCTTGAGTAGCACAATAGGCAGGAAACTGATCATGGCATTGACCGGACTTTTCCTGATCCTGTTTTTAACAGGTCACGTTTCGGGAAATTTACTGTTGTTTAAGGATGATGGTGGTGAGGCATTTAATATTTATGCCAAGTTTATGACCACCAACCCCGCAGTAAAGCTTCTATCGTACCTGACTTATATTTCGATCATTGGTCACGTGATATTTTCCATTTGGCTTTCTAAAACAAATAAGTCAGCACGACCTGTTGGTTATGGCGTCTCTACTCCGCCGTCTACTACTCTTTCCTCCCGTAACATGGGAATCTTGGGAACGATCATTTTGATTTTCATTGTTGTTCACATGCAAAGCTTTTGGGCTCAGATGCATTGGGGAGATTTACCCTTTGTGACTTATGAGGGTGAGCAATACAAAGATCTGTACAGTATCGTGACTTTTGCTTTCCAAAATGAGTTGATGGTAATTGGGTATGTGGTAGCCATGGCTTTCTTGGCATTCCACCTTTCTCATGGATTTTCAAGTGCCTTTCAGACCCTTGGTTTGAACCACGCGAAGTATTCACCAGCCATCGAGGTGATCGGAAAAATTTATTGCATTCTGGTGCCGATTCTTTTTGCCAGCATGCCAGTTTATATCTATTTCACACAGAGCTAA
- a CDS encoding fumarate reductase/succinate dehydrogenase flavoprotein subunit has translation MILDSKTPIGPLAEKWTKHKFNSKLVNPANKRKYEVIVVGTGLAGASAAASLAELGYNVKAFCFQDSPRRAHSIAAQGGINAAKNYQNDGDSVYRLFYDTIKGGDYRSRESNVYRLAEVSVNIIDQCVAQGVPFAREYGGLLANRSFGGAQVSRTFYARGQTGQQLLLGAYSALSRQVANGKVKLYPRTEMMDVVTIDGHARGIVTRNLITGAIETHAAHAVLLCSGGYGNVFFLSTNAMGSNVTAAWRAHKKGAYFANPCYTQIHPTCIPVSGDHQSKLTLMSESLRNDGRVWVPKTKETAEKLRKGEIKPKDIKEEDRDYYLERKYPSFGNLVPRDVASRNAKDVCDEGRGVNETGQAVFLDFRDAINRDGEDAIRARYGNLFDMYQQITGENPYQTPMKIYPAVHYTMGGLWVDYNLSTTVPGLYSLGEANFSDHGANRLGASALMQGLADGYFVVPYTIGDYLAQIGPAPVDANHPEFAKAEKGVKDAIQKLLSINGTKTVDYFHKALGHIMWEYCGMARNAEGLTKAKGMIQELRKEFWKDVKVLGANEELNQTLEKASRVADFLELGELMVDDALNRNESCGGHFRTESQTPEGEALRDDENFAYVAAWEFMAENAPETLHKEPLVFENVKLTQRSYK, from the coding sequence ATGATACTAGATTCAAAAACCCCAATCGGACCTTTAGCCGAAAAGTGGACTAAACATAAGTTTAATAGTAAGCTGGTGAACCCAGCAAACAAAAGAAAATACGAAGTAATCGTGGTTGGAACCGGTCTTGCCGGAGCTTCAGCGGCTGCTTCTTTGGCAGAGCTTGGCTATAACGTGAAAGCATTTTGCTTCCAGGATAGTCCTCGTCGTGCGCACTCTATTGCAGCACAAGGAGGAATCAATGCTGCTAAAAACTACCAAAATGACGGTGACTCGGTTTATAGATTGTTCTACGATACCATTAAAGGTGGTGATTACCGTTCTCGTGAATCCAATGTGTACCGTCTTGCAGAAGTATCTGTCAATATCATTGACCAATGCGTAGCGCAAGGGGTTCCTTTTGCTAGAGAATATGGTGGATTGCTTGCCAACCGATCCTTCGGTGGAGCGCAGGTTTCCAGAACTTTCTACGCGAGGGGCCAAACGGGACAGCAGTTGTTACTTGGAGCTTATTCTGCTTTGAGCCGTCAAGTTGCCAATGGTAAAGTGAAGCTTTATCCTCGTACCGAAATGATGGATGTCGTGACTATCGACGGACATGCTAGAGGTATTGTGACAAGAAACTTGATCACCGGTGCAATCGAAACTCATGCTGCTCACGCAGTACTATTATGTAGTGGTGGATACGGAAACGTATTTTTCCTTTCTACCAATGCAATGGGATCGAATGTGACCGCAGCTTGGAGAGCGCATAAAAAAGGTGCTTACTTCGCTAATCCTTGCTATACACAGATTCACCCTACCTGTATTCCTGTTTCAGGAGATCATCAGTCCAAGTTGACTTTGATGTCAGAATCCTTGAGAAACGATGGACGTGTTTGGGTGCCAAAGACAAAAGAAACGGCAGAGAAACTTCGCAAAGGAGAAATTAAGCCAAAAGATATTAAGGAGGAGGATCGTGATTACTACTTGGAGAGAAAGTATCCAAGTTTTGGTAACCTGGTTCCTCGTGATGTGGCCTCCAGAAATGCGAAAGACGTATGTGATGAGGGCCGCGGAGTGAATGAAACAGGTCAAGCTGTATTCCTTGATTTCCGTGATGCGATCAATCGAGACGGCGAGGATGCGATCCGCGCGAGATACGGTAACTTGTTTGATATGTATCAGCAGATCACTGGAGAGAATCCTTACCAGACTCCAATGAAAATATATCCTGCAGTTCACTACACCATGGGTGGACTTTGGGTTGATTATAACTTATCTACCACCGTTCCGGGTCTTTATTCCCTTGGTGAAGCTAACTTCTCAGATCATGGAGCAAACAGATTGGGAGCTTCGGCTTTGATGCAAGGTTTGGCTGATGGATACTTTGTGGTTCCTTATACGATCGGTGATTATTTGGCACAAATAGGCCCAGCACCTGTAGATGCAAATCATCCTGAATTTGCGAAAGCAGAAAAAGGTGTGAAAGATGCGATTCAAAAGCTTTTAAGTATCAACGGAACCAAAACTGTCGATTACTTCCATAAAGCTTTGGGACATATCATGTGGGAATACTGTGGTATGGCAAGAAATGCTGAAGGTTTGACCAAAGCAAAAGGCATGATTCAGGAGCTTAGAAAAGAGTTCTGGAAAGATGTAAAAGTACTTGGTGCAAACGAAGAGCTGAACCAGACTTTGGAGAAAGCGAGCCGAGTAGCTGATTTCTTGGAGCTTGGAGAATTGATGGTGGACGACGCATTAAACAGAAATGAATCTTGCGGTGGACACTTCAGAACAGAATCTCAAACTCCTGAAGGGGAGGCTCTGAGAGATGATGAGAACTTTGCTTATGTAGCTGCTTGGGAATTTATGGCAGAAAATGCGCCTGAAACGCTACACAAAGAGCCGCTTGTGTTTGAAAACGTGAAGTTGACTCAGAGATCCTACAAATAA
- a CDS encoding succinate dehydrogenase/fumarate reductase iron-sulfur subunit, with amino-acid sequence MKLTLKIWRQKNANDKGGFVTYPIDGISTDMSFLEMMDVLNEELAVKGEDPVHFDHDCREGICGMCSLYINGHPHGPKQTTTCQLHMRSFSDGDTITIEPWRAAAFPVVKDLVVERSAFDRIIQAGGYVSVNTGGVPDANEIPIPKRIADEAFDSATCIGCGACVAACKNASAMLFTSAKISQLAMLPQGQVERMSRAEKMIAQMDEEGFGACTNTGACEAECPKGISLTNIARMNREFFSASVKSENV; translated from the coding sequence ATGAAACTGACATTAAAAATATGGAGACAGAAAAACGCCAACGATAAGGGCGGTTTTGTCACCTATCCAATAGATGGTATTTCCACTGACATGTCATTCCTAGAAATGATGGATGTCTTGAATGAGGAACTAGCTGTCAAAGGAGAAGATCCAGTGCATTTTGATCATGATTGCCGTGAAGGTATTTGTGGCATGTGCTCACTTTATATCAATGGTCATCCTCATGGCCCTAAACAGACGACTACTTGTCAGCTACACATGCGTTCTTTCTCTGATGGTGATACCATCACGATTGAGCCTTGGAGAGCTGCAGCTTTCCCCGTGGTGAAAGATTTGGTAGTAGAGCGATCTGCTTTTGATAGAATTATTCAGGCAGGTGGATATGTCTCTGTAAACACAGGTGGTGTGCCAGATGCAAATGAGATTCCTATTCCAAAGAGAATAGCTGATGAAGCTTTTGATTCGGCTACTTGTATCGGTTGTGGAGCTTGTGTTGCAGCATGTAAAAATGCTTCCGCAATGCTATTTACCTCTGCGAAAATCTCTCAACTGGCGATGCTTCCACAAGGTCAAGTGGAAAGAATGTCCAGAGCAGAGAAGATGATTGCCCAGATGGACGAGGAAGGTTTCGGAGCTTGTACTAACACAGGAGCCTGTGAGGCTGAATGCCCTAAAGGAATCAGCTTGACGAATATTGCTAGAATGAATAGAGAGTTTTTCTCTGCTTCTGTGAAAAGTGAGAATGTATAA
- a CDS encoding CPBP family intramembrane glutamic endopeptidase — translation MIGIFIIAAVSWLLLYLVEKKNISVLGFLPIGKRLNQFLIGFLITGILCILVQFLESYLKSSTWILNKDITGGIILESFWWDFKSVLTEELIFRGALLYILIQKIGSAKSVLISAIAFGIYHWFSFGVLGNLMAMILVFIGTGLMGYAWALAFSKTKSILLPFGLHLGWNFVYNTIFSNGPLGDLVLISKGGIELTDWVSLLNFVSGLVFVPIIVLIYVKYFVKDETEKIKK, via the coding sequence ATGATAGGGATTTTCATTATAGCTGCAGTTTCCTGGTTGCTTTTATATCTGGTTGAAAAGAAAAATATTTCTGTATTAGGATTTCTTCCAATTGGCAAAAGATTAAATCAATTCTTAATCGGGTTTTTAATCACTGGAATACTCTGCATTCTTGTTCAATTTTTAGAATCATATCTTAAATCCTCTACTTGGATATTGAATAAAGATATTACTGGCGGTATTATTTTAGAATCATTTTGGTGGGATTTTAAATCAGTATTAACAGAAGAATTGATTTTTCGAGGAGCATTATTATATATTCTAATCCAAAAAATAGGCTCAGCAAAAAGTGTTTTAATTTCCGCAATCGCTTTTGGAATTTATCATTGGTTCTCATTCGGCGTTTTAGGGAATTTGATGGCAATGATTCTAGTTTTTATCGGTACTGGATTAATGGGCTACGCATGGGCTTTGGCTTTCTCAAAAACGAAATCGATCCTGCTACCATTTGGGCTTCATCTGGGATGGAATTTTGTTTACAATACCATTTTTTCAAATGGTCCCTTGGGTGATCTTGTTTTGATTTCAAAAGGTGGAATCGAGTTAACCGATTGGGTTTCCTTATTGAACTTTGTTAGTGGTTTGGTATTCGTTCCAATTATAGTCTTGATTTATGTCAAGTATTTTGTAAAAGATGAAACCGAAAAAATAAAGAAATAA
- a CDS encoding sodium:solute symporter family protein, producing the protein MSWIDLGIFLAYMIAMLGVGFFYMKKNTGQEDYYVGGRSIGSWHIGLSVVATDVGGGFSIGLGGLGFAMGISGSWMLFTGLLGAWLAAVLLIPRVKADPAFAKFFTFPQIMGHLYNSNAARVSAIICFLGYLGFTSSQLLAGAKLASGTFEALDLDVALLIMGGIAVIYTVLGGLKAVIYTDTVQWIILMLGLMFIGVPMAYNFVGGWSGISETLPASFFSFSNLTWQDLANWGITIIPIWFVGMTLYQRIFAARDVKSAKKAWFIAGLFEWPIMAFLGVSLGLLSRVAVEQGVLEGFDLGMDPEMGLPVLLSQILPAGILGLMMSAYFSAVLSTADSCLMAASGNMTTDLLGKFLKGKTLKEEMRVSQVLTLVIGGVAILIAMQMTEVLSLMLYSYAFMVSGLLVPVIGGLFFHQNNGTAAVVSMIAGGAVTAGLTISEIALPFGLDANLFGLTVSLLAFVSVIKIQKETSSKLKSI; encoded by the coding sequence ATGAGTTGGATAGATCTGGGGATCTTTTTGGCCTACATGATAGCGATGCTGGGTGTAGGATTTTTTTATATGAAAAAGAACACAGGTCAGGAGGATTATTATGTTGGCGGAAGAAGCATAGGTAGCTGGCATATTGGGCTATCTGTTGTTGCTACAGATGTAGGTGGAGGATTTTCAATCGGATTAGGAGGCTTAGGTTTCGCCATGGGGATTTCAGGTTCCTGGATGCTTTTTACTGGACTTCTTGGAGCATGGTTGGCAGCCGTATTATTGATTCCAAGAGTAAAAGCAGATCCCGCTTTTGCCAAATTTTTTACTTTCCCCCAAATCATGGGGCATTTGTATAACTCCAATGCAGCAAGAGTTTCAGCCATCATTTGTTTCTTGGGCTATTTAGGATTTACCTCCTCCCAATTATTAGCTGGGGCTAAGCTTGCCTCTGGAACTTTCGAAGCTTTGGATCTAGATGTTGCCTTATTGATTATGGGTGGGATTGCCGTCATTTATACTGTATTGGGAGGTCTTAAAGCCGTGATCTATACAGATACTGTTCAATGGATCATTTTGATGCTAGGTTTGATGTTTATAGGAGTGCCCATGGCTTACAATTTTGTAGGTGGTTGGAGTGGTATTTCTGAAACTTTACCGGCTTCTTTCTTTTCATTTAGTAACTTAACATGGCAAGATTTAGCAAATTGGGGAATTACTATCATCCCAATTTGGTTTGTAGGTATGACTTTGTACCAAAGGATCTTTGCTGCAAGGGATGTCAAGTCAGCAAAGAAGGCATGGTTTATTGCCGGTCTCTTTGAATGGCCCATCATGGCATTTCTAGGAGTATCCTTAGGCTTACTTTCCAGGGTAGCCGTGGAACAAGGAGTTCTGGAAGGCTTTGATTTAGGAATGGATCCAGAAATGGGCCTTCCTGTATTGCTAAGCCAAATATTACCGGCGGGGATTTTAGGATTGATGATGTCAGCCTATTTTTCCGCAGTGTTGTCTACAGCGGATTCTTGCCTAATGGCAGCTTCTGGTAATATGACAACAGATTTATTGGGGAAGTTTTTGAAAGGAAAAACCCTCAAAGAAGAAATGAGAGTCAGCCAGGTCTTGACTTTGGTGATTGGAGGAGTAGCAATTTTGATTGCGATGCAAATGACGGAGGTTTTGAGCCTCATGCTTTATAGTTATGCATTTATGGTCTCTGGTCTATTAGTCCCTGTCATAGGCGGCTTGTTCTTTCATCAAAACAATGGGACTGCCGCGGTAGTTTCTATGATTGCCGGAGGAGCCGTCACTGCAGGCTTGACCATTTCTGAAATAGCATTGCCTTTTGGACTTGATGCCAATTTATTTGGTTTGACAGTCTCCTTGCTGGCTTTTGTGTCAGTTATAAAAATTCAAAAAGAAACTAGTTCTAAGTTAAAATCTATATGA
- a CDS encoding GNAT family N-acetyltransferase, giving the protein MIKLETLSAIDSATFLQKNEIADFLFHHLGKYGDPKDDIMKCLDYALDQGLHGGGYVVLAREKGEIVGALVMNKTGMSGYIPENILVYIAVDEKQRGKGIGGKIMTTAINMASGAVALHVEPDNPARKLYERLGFTNKYLEMRLTK; this is encoded by the coding sequence ATGATCAAGCTCGAAACTTTATCCGCGATTGATTCCGCGACCTTCCTACAAAAAAATGAAATAGCAGATTTTCTTTTCCACCACCTGGGAAAGTATGGTGATCCAAAAGATGACATTATGAAATGCTTGGATTATGCCCTTGACCAAGGATTACATGGGGGAGGATATGTGGTGCTAGCTAGAGAAAAAGGCGAAATCGTGGGTGCATTAGTGATGAACAAGACGGGAATGTCTGGTTATATTCCGGAGAATATATTAGTTTATATTGCCGTTGATGAGAAACAACGTGGAAAAGGAATCGGAGGGAAAATCATGACTACAGCCATAAACATGGCAAGTGGTGCTGTGGCACTTCACGTAGAACCTGATAACCCTGCTAGGAAACTTTACGAAAGACTCGGTTTTACCAACAAATATCTCGAAATGAGATTGACCAAATAA
- a CDS encoding alanine/ornithine racemase family PLP-dependent enzyme — protein sequence MALLTLHRTKLKENFEFLKELFDSQKISWGVVSKLLCGNRMYLQELINLGVREIHDSRISNLAMVKKIKPSVQTVYIKPVSKRNVGKMVEFADVSLNSELNTIHWISEEAVLQKKKHKIIIMVETGDLREGVMGEQLVEFYSQIFQLPNIEVIGLGTNLNCLNGVMPSTDKLIQLSLYKQIIELKFNKKIPWVSAGTSVTIPLMLTHQLPLGINHFRVGETLYFGLDLFEEKLIEGMQGDVFVLHTEIVEMQEKPMLPVGNLANNPQGETAEIDTELYGQSSFRAILDIGLLDVDPKYLIPKDQGIEILGASSDMIIINLGKNLQNYKVGDSLTFDLKYMGALGLLNSDYVDKKVIS from the coding sequence ATGGCTTTACTGACTTTACACCGTACGAAACTCAAAGAGAATTTTGAGTTTTTGAAAGAACTTTTTGATTCACAAAAAATATCCTGGGGCGTTGTTTCCAAATTACTTTGTGGAAATAGAATGTATCTGCAGGAGTTGATAAACCTGGGAGTGCGGGAGATTCATGATTCTAGGATCAGCAATCTAGCCATGGTCAAAAAGATTAAACCATCTGTACAAACAGTCTATATCAAGCCCGTTTCCAAAAGAAATGTGGGTAAAATGGTGGAGTTTGCAGATGTCAGCTTAAACAGTGAGTTAAATACAATTCATTGGATTAGCGAAGAAGCTGTGCTTCAGAAAAAGAAGCACAAAATCATCATTATGGTGGAGACCGGTGACCTGAGAGAAGGAGTGATGGGGGAACAGTTAGTGGAATTTTATTCCCAAATTTTCCAGTTGCCAAATATTGAAGTCATCGGTTTAGGGACGAATCTCAACTGCCTGAATGGGGTAATGCCATCTACAGATAAATTGATTCAGCTTTCTCTCTACAAGCAAATCATTGAGCTTAAATTCAATAAAAAAATACCTTGGGTTTCTGCCGGTACTTCTGTGACTATACCCTTGATGTTGACTCATCAATTACCATTGGGAATTAATCATTTCCGTGTTGGTGAAACCTTGTATTTTGGCTTGGACCTTTTTGAAGAGAAGTTGATAGAGGGAATGCAAGGAGATGTTTTTGTGCTTCACACAGAAATTGTGGAAATGCAAGAGAAACCTATGTTACCCGTTGGTAATCTGGCAAATAACCCACAAGGAGAGACAGCTGAAATAGATACAGAGTTGTATGGGCAAAGTTCTTTCCGGGCTATTTTGGACATAGGTTTATTAGATGTGGATCCAAAATATTTGATTCCAAAAGATCAGGGAATTGAGATTTTGGGAGCTAGCTCTGATATGATCATTATCAATCTTGGGAAGAATCTTCAAAATTATAAAGTGGGAGATTCTCTAACTTTTGATCTGAAATATATGGGGGCCCTTGGACTACTGAATTCTGATTACGTGGATAAGAAAGTAATCAGCTAA
- a CDS encoding porin family protein: MKKLLLIIALGFIGISASQAQSEKLGGFGVRGGASLFNFGGSDVSENDYTNRVGFHVGGYTMLFMTERLSLEPGLYYSVKGTQNDDFADSRAILNYLDIPVLFRMYPSEGINIFAGPQISFLMNSKFEGDFFGNTISYDSDAIKETDLGLVLGVGYNLPKGFNVQASYDYGFTPIFKDSDADVYNRGFKLSAGYTF; encoded by the coding sequence ATGAAAAAGCTATTGCTAATTATCGCCCTAGGATTCATTGGAATTTCAGCATCTCAAGCACAATCAGAAAAATTAGGAGGATTTGGAGTCCGAGGTGGAGCCAGCCTTTTCAACTTCGGAGGTAGTGATGTTTCTGAAAATGATTATACCAATCGTGTAGGATTCCATGTAGGTGGATATACGATGCTGTTTATGACAGAACGTCTTTCTTTGGAACCGGGATTATATTATTCTGTCAAAGGAACTCAAAACGATGACTTTGCAGACAGTAGAGCGATTTTGAATTACTTGGATATTCCAGTGCTTTTCAGAATGTACCCTTCAGAAGGGATCAACATCTTTGCTGGACCACAGATTTCTTTCTTAATGAATTCGAAGTTTGAAGGAGATTTCTTTGGAAACACTATTTCCTATGATTCTGATGCCATCAAAGAGACCGACTTAGGTCTTGTACTGGGTGTTGGTTATAATTTACCAAAAGGATTTAACGTACAAGCGTCTTACGATTACGGCTTTACTCCGATTTTCAAGGACAGTGATGCGGATGTGTATAACAGAGGATTTAAATTATCTGCTGGATATACTTTCTAA
- a CDS encoding SO2930 family diheme c-type cytochrome, protein MAIQLAGCNNSSVQDATQKSEPLPEEIADGNLPYKKLSTYQFFQGELANLNPREEVIPYEPASSLFTDYALKKRFIKIPSGQKAGISEGELQYPIGTILIKNFYFTEDLRDQTSKQRIIETRLLILEENGWEAFPYIWNEEQTEAVLKVVGGEKTVKFTDLKGEDQVINYLIPNKNQCKTCHNKSEVLAPIGAQIKHLNHDLNYQDTTLNQLAHWQESGILEGFEGKETYPSMINYQDESQALSKRAMAYLDVNCSHCHSAEGPASTSGLFLTFDQEDQMKLGVMKTPVAAGNGAGSFDYDIVPGKADESIITHRMNSTEVGIAMPELGRTTVHIEGVQLIKDWINSMN, encoded by the coding sequence TTGGCAATACAACTTGCTGGTTGTAACAACTCATCTGTTCAGGATGCAACCCAGAAATCTGAACCATTACCTGAAGAAATTGCAGATGGAAATTTGCCCTACAAAAAACTTTCCACCTATCAATTCTTCCAAGGGGAGCTTGCCAACTTAAATCCAAGGGAAGAAGTAATCCCTTATGAGCCTGCATCCTCTTTATTTACTGACTATGCGCTCAAAAAACGCTTTATCAAGATCCCTTCTGGTCAGAAAGCTGGAATCTCTGAAGGAGAACTCCAATACCCAATAGGGACTATTTTAATCAAGAATTTTTACTTTACTGAGGATCTTCGAGACCAGACGAGTAAGCAAAGGATTATAGAAACCCGGTTGTTGATTCTAGAGGAAAATGGCTGGGAGGCCTTTCCATACATTTGGAATGAGGAACAGACGGAAGCAGTATTGAAAGTAGTGGGTGGAGAAAAAACGGTGAAGTTCACTGATTTAAAGGGAGAAGATCAAGTGATCAATTACCTGATCCCAAACAAAAATCAATGCAAGACCTGCCACAATAAATCAGAGGTTTTAGCTCCAATAGGGGCTCAAATCAAGCATTTGAATCATGATTTAAACTATCAAGACACTACATTAAATCAATTGGCGCATTGGCAAGAGTCCGGAATTCTAGAGGGATTTGAAGGTAAAGAAACTTACCCATCAATGATCAATTATCAGGATGAATCACAAGCCTTGTCTAAGAGGGCGATGGCTTACCTTGATGTCAATTGCTCTCATTGTCACAGCGCCGAGGGACCTGCAAGTACTTCTGGACTATTTTTAACTTTTGATCAAGAGGATCAGATGAAATTAGGGGTTATGAAAACTCCTGTTGCTGCTGGAAATGGAGCTGGAAGTTTTGATTATGACATTGTCCCAGGAAAGGCAGATGAATCGATCATTACTCACCGTATGAATTCCACCGAAGTGGGTATTGCGATGCCAGAACTTGGAAGAACTACAGTGCACATAGAAGGCGTGCAACTAATCAAAGACTGGATTAATAGTATGAATTAG
- a CDS encoding parallel beta-helix domain-containing protein, which translates to MVRINLFFSVLFLFCLASCSSSSNEQSFDSSKLPRASQEQVDKLVEDFIMVEDGGTITIAPLFYELKTQLILDNKKNIKIIGSGMEESVLSFRGLNSGGEGVKIVGNNILLEKFSIEDAPGDGVKAQHTDGITFREINVTWTNGDKSKNGTYAIYPVQCKNVVIDNCIASHSKDAGIYVGQSENIIVKNSLAFGNVAGIEIENCDNAEVFNNVARDNSGGILVFNLPGLPKADGRGTKIYDNEIIENNHENFATPLGEGPNGNTVTMIPPGSGIVLLAAKEVEIFNNNIVGNKTTGVAIASYQITGFPSEAPNWSPYSRDVYIHGNHYERTLKIPDLSRELGQLISVYNAHGKGKTQDIVYDGIWDTSISEKIETNPMKICIQEEGIENMHFTRFYLMDGDENIQAFKDYELFQNCQVSVSTDVSSLASL; encoded by the coding sequence ATGGTCAGGATAAATCTCTTTTTCTCAGTTCTTTTTTTGTTTTGCTTAGCTAGCTGCTCAAGTAGTTCTAACGAGCAATCATTTGACTCCTCAAAGCTTCCTCGAGCAAGCCAAGAGCAAGTAGACAAATTGGTTGAAGACTTTATTATGGTTGAGGATGGAGGTACCATTACCATAGCACCTCTCTTCTATGAGCTAAAGACACAATTGATTCTTGACAATAAGAAAAACATCAAAATCATTGGCTCAGGAATGGAGGAATCTGTGCTATCCTTTAGAGGCCTTAATAGCGGCGGAGAGGGAGTTAAAATTGTAGGGAACAATATTTTACTTGAGAAATTCAGTATTGAAGATGCTCCCGGTGATGGTGTAAAAGCGCAGCATACGGATGGGATAACTTTCAGGGAAATAAATGTAACCTGGACAAATGGAGATAAATCCAAAAACGGAACATATGCCATTTACCCTGTTCAATGCAAAAATGTAGTGATAGACAATTGCATCGCTTCTCATTCCAAAGACGCTGGCATTTACGTAGGTCAATCTGAGAACATCATTGTAAAAAACTCGCTTGCTTTCGGAAATGTGGCAGGTATAGAAATTGAAAATTGTGACAATGCGGAAGTATTCAATAACGTCGCTAGAGATAATTCGGGAGGAATTCTAGTTTTTAATCTACCTGGCTTACCAAAAGCCGACGGACGTGGAACTAAGATATATGATAACGAAATCATCGAAAACAATCATGAAAACTTTGCCACTCCATTAGGCGAAGGACCTAATGGAAATACGGTTACGATGATCCCTCCAGGATCTGGAATTGTGCTACTCGCAGCAAAAGAAGTAGAGATTTTCAATAACAACATCGTAGGTAATAAAACGACTGGTGTTGCAATTGCGAGCTACCAAATTACCGGTTTCCCATCAGAGGCACCTAACTGGTCACCATACAGCAGAGATGTATACATTCATGGAAATCACTACGAAAGAACACTGAAAATACCTGATTTATCCAGAGAACTAGGTCAATTGATATCAGTCTATAATGCCCATGGCAAAGGAAAAACCCAAGACATTGTTTATGATGGTATTTGGGACACTTCCATCAGCGAAAAGATAGAGACGAATCCAATGAAGATTTGTATTCAAGAAGAAGGAATAGAGAATATGCATTTTACTCGTTTTTACTTGATGGATGGAGATGAGAACATTCAGGCTTTCAAAGATTACGAACTCTTTCAAAACTGTCAGGTGAGCGTTTCAACAGATGTTTCAAGTTTGGCTTCCCTTTAA
- a CDS encoding Crp/Fnr family transcriptional regulator, which produces MENFLGIFDKFPFLSDNAKAGFLSNLEEVKFEKGELLEQKGKVSEYLYYFLTGSARSYYTRENRDITVSFTLDGEFVTAMHSFITRKPSYENIETLEKSIAYRISHDTLLNMFENHPETERAYRMILEEYYIVLEEQQIFSKFKSARERYLELMEYRPKVIQKASVGHIASYLDMSIETLSRIRAKI; this is translated from the coding sequence ATGGAAAATTTTCTTGGAATATTTGACAAATTCCCCTTTCTAAGCGACAACGCTAAGGCCGGTTTTTTGAGTAATCTGGAAGAGGTGAAATTTGAAAAGGGGGAATTACTGGAACAAAAAGGGAAGGTCAGTGAGTACCTTTATTATTTTTTGACAGGATCTGCCCGTAGTTATTACACCCGAGAAAATCGTGACATCACTGTTTCTTTTACTCTAGATGGAGAGTTCGTTACAGCCATGCATTCTTTCATTACCCGGAAACCTTCTTATGAAAATATAGAAACTCTTGAAAAGAGCATTGCCTATAGAATTTCGCATGACACCTTGTTAAATATGTTTGAAAATCATCCTGAAACAGAAAGGGCTTACCGGATGATTCTGGAAGAATATTACATTGTTTTAGAGGAGCAACAGATATTTTCAAAATTTAAATCAGCTCGAGAACGCTACCTTGAACTGATGGAGTATAGACCTAAAGTGATACAGAAAGCATCTGTTGGGCATATAGCCTCTTATCTGGATATGAGTATAGAAACACTAAGCCGGATCCGCGCAAAAATCTGA